A single genomic interval of Gossypium raimondii isolate GPD5lz chromosome 11, ASM2569854v1, whole genome shotgun sequence harbors:
- the LOC105800883 gene encoding glutathione S-transferase T1: protein MLPFVSVTIVQNSILAPVFHRPLNPEAVAEGEKILSAALSKTESFWLDDNRPFWLGENQPSIADLILVCDIMQVKLVGETDWNRLLGPYKKVQQWIENTRNATNPHFDELHKVLKELKEKLQN, encoded by the exons ATGCTTCCATTTGTTTCAGTCACAATTGTTCAGAATTCTATTCTAGCGCCTGTGTTTCACCGTCCATTGAATCCAGAAGCAGTTGCTGAAGGCGAGAAAATTCTGTCCGCAGCTCTGTCGAAGACCGAATCTTTTTGGCTCGACGATAATAGGCCTTTTTGGCTCGGTGAGAACCAACCATCAATAGCCGATCTTATCCTCGTTTGTGACATAATGCAAGTTAAG CTTGTGGGTGAGACGGATTGGAACAGATTATTGGGTCCTTACAAGAAAGTTCAGCAATGGATTGAGAACACAAGAAATGCTACAAATCCTCACTTTGATGAACTGCATAAGGTCCTGAAGGAACTCAAAGAAAAACTGCAAAATTAG
- the LOC105801913 gene encoding LIM domain-containing protein PLIM2b, with protein MAFSGTTEKCRSCDKTVHFIEMVSVDGVPYHKTCFRCSHCKGLLVMGSHCQREGNLYCKPHFEQFFRGTGSYTSKDKPNGLQRAPSKVASLFSGTQDKCGVCKKTCYPLEKVTVEGEIYHKNCFRCAHGGCFLTTSSYAALDGFLYCKHHFAQLFKEKGSYSHLTKTSSMKRSPSGGKFDAESDSEPKSEDNKTGTEAQPDP; from the exons ATGGCATTCAGTGGGACGACAGAGAAATGCAGGTCTTGTGATAAGACTGTTCATTTCATTGAAATGGTATCTGTTGATGGTGTACCTTATCATAAGACTTGTTTTAGATGCAGTCATTGCAAAGGCCTTCTTGTG ATGGGAAGCCATTGTCAAAGGGAAGGAAACCTTTATTGCAAGCCTCACTTTGAGCAATTCTTTAGGGGAACCGGGAGTTACACTTCCAAAG ACAAGCCCAATGGACTG CAAAGGGCACCAAGCAAAGTTGCATCCCTTTTCTCTGGCACACAAGACAAATGTGGAGTCTGTAAGAAAACTTGTTATCCTTTAGAAAAG GTGACTGTGGAAGGTGAAATATACCATAAAAACTGCTTTAGGTGTGCACATGGAGGTTGTTTTCTTACAACATCGTCATATGCCGCATTGGACGGTTTCCTGTATTGCAAGCACCATTTCGCTCAATTGTTTAAGGAAAAAGGCAGTTACAGTCATCTAACTAAGACATCTTCGATGAAGAGAAGCCCCTCTGGCGGGAAATTCGATGCCGAATCCGATTCGGAACCGAAATCGGAAGATAACAAAACCGGAACCGAAGCTCAACCTGATCCATGA
- the LOC105801912 gene encoding uncharacterized protein LOC105801912, giving the protein MALQEKLDRFNKQQEKCQSMLSNIAAKSSSSRAAVAPKPAPAPPFSGARPSAPVKFSNDTERLQHINSIRKSPVGAQMKRVIDILFQTRQAFTPEQINEACYVEVNGNRDVFEGLRKNPKVYYDGKRFSYKAKHDVKNKNELLVLIRKFIEGIAVIDLKDAYPNVMEDLQALKAAGQIWLLSNFDSQEDIAFPNDPRVPIKVDDDLKELFRSIELPRDMLDIEKDLQKNGMKPATNTAKRRAAAQVQGISAKPKPKQKNKEFSKKAKLTNAHLPELFQNLKNS; this is encoded by the exons ATGGCATTGCAAGAGAAGCTGGATAGATTTAATAAGCAGCAGGAGAAGTGTCAGTCGATGCTCTCCAACATCGCCGCGAAATCATCATCATCTAGGGCAGCCGTGGCTCCAAAACCAGCACCTGCACCGCCTTTTTCTGGTGCAAGGCCTTCTGCTCCTGTCAAATTCTCAAATGATACTGAGAGGCTTCAACATATTAATAGCATCAGGAAATCTCCTGTTGGAGCTCAGATGAAACGTGTTATCGACATTCTTTTTCAG ACAAGGCAAGCTTTCACACCGGAACAGATCAATGAAGCATGTTATGTCGAAGTGAATGGCAATAGAGATGTTTTTGAGGGCTTGAGGAAAAATCCAAAAGTGTACTATGACGGAAAGCGCTTCTCTTACAAG GCTAAGCATGATGTAAAAAACAAGAATGAACTTCTTGTTTTGATTCGGAAATTTATAGAAGGCATTGCTGTTATCGATCTCAAAGATGCATATCCGAATGTGATGGAAGACTTGCAG GCTCTGAAAGCTGCAGGTCAGATTTGGCTGCTATCGAATTTTGATTCTCAGGAAGACATAGCCTTCCCGAATGATCCCAGGGTACCTATTAAGGTAGATGATGACCTTAAAGAGTTATTTCGTTCAATTGAATTGCCACGAGACATGCTCGACATTGAGAAAGATCTGCAGAAGAATGGAATGAAACCCGCCACGAACACGGCAAAAAGAAGAGCTGCTGCGCAAGTGCAGGGCATTTCCGCCAAGCCAAAGCCTAAACAGAAAAACAAGGAGTTCTCCAAGAAGGCTAAGCTAACAAATGCACATCTTCCTGAACTTTTCCAGAATCTCAAGAATTCTTGA